One genomic segment of Choristoneura fumiferana chromosome Z, NRCan_CFum_1, whole genome shotgun sequence includes these proteins:
- the LOC141439851 gene encoding peroxidasin homolog: MINIIIVIYERTVNNTQDGSELAQNVRSENGVLYIDVARLENQGVYVCQTTSEQAASVPILVTVVPLSTPAPAKPPRSPSASTVLKYQQEAAGQSIHNNNFGPGTSQRGNTLIISNAQDEDGGYYMCTGSVDGTVVANTYVMVEIETRIPPKVEIWPQGELAVTLGGQFEFHCRVLAGVPPPEILWSRSRERSLSRSTHLQPQAVLKFERIEVNDEGEYICTATNVAGQASANATLKVRSVPEITLTPGSFIEANPGEPVEVHCRANGYPEPMVSIKLRSDDRELVPPSPGIASLRVGAANERDDGDYVCTAVSAAGTVAEQFTIRVERGDIGFGPNGEGSGETDFDPYGNPDQDQNPEQDPNYYPDQQRPTPLLAIEGQDSTLGCDSSNGLYTVQWVE; this comes from the exons ATGATAAACATTATTATAGTAATTTACGAACGAACTGTGAATAACAC gcaAGACGGTTCTGAACTCGCTCAAAACGTGCGATCTGAAAATGGCGTATTATATATCGATGTGGCTCGGCTTGAAAACCAGGGAGTATATGTGTGCCAGACCACTTCTGAGCAGGCAGCGTCTGTGCCCATCCTCGTGACGGTCGTCCCTCTGTCCACACCAGCCCCGGCGAAGCCCCCTCGATCTCCGTCAGCGTCGACAGTCTTAAAATACCAACAGGAGGCAGCGGGACAATCGATT CACAATAACAATTTTGGACCTGGAACCAGTCAAAGAGGGAACACGTTAATCATTTCCAATGCACAAGATGAAGACGGAGGATATTACATGTGCACCGGATCCGTGGATGGAACTGTAGTCGCCAACACCTACGTAATGGTTGAGATTGAAA CGCGTATCCCGCCTAAGGTAGAAATATGGCCACAAGGGGAACTAGCTGTTACTCTTGGCGGTCAGTTTGAATTCCATTGTCGTGTATTGGCCGGCGTGCCGCCTCCCGAAATACTTTGGTCAAGAAGTCGCGAACGATCGTTGTCGCGGTCCACACACTTACAGCCTCAAGCAGTTTTGAA gtTCGAAAGAATTGAAGTCAACGACGAGGGAGAATATATTTGCACGGCCACTAACGTTGCCGGTCAGGCCAGCGCTAACGCTACTCTAAAAGTGAGATCTGTGCCAGAGATTACACTGACACCAGGATCTTTTATCGAAGCAAACCCAGGAGAACCTGTAGAAGTGCATTGCCGAGCAAATGGTTATCCCGAACCTATGGTATCAATTAAAT TGAGATCAGACGACCGTGAACTCGTGCCACCTAGCCCCGGGATCGCGTCACTGCGTGTCGGCGCGGCCAACGAGCGGGATGATGGCGACTACGTGTGCACAGCTGTCTCGGCCGCCGGCACCGTCGCGGAGCAGTTCACCATCCGCGTTGAGCGTGGCGATATCGGATTCGGACCCAACG GAGAAGGCAGCGGAGAAACTGATTTTGATCCTTACGGTAATCCTGACCAAGATCAAAATCCTGAACAAGATCCAAATTATTATCCAGATCAACAAAGACCTACGCCTTTACTCGCCATTGAAGGTCAAGACAGCACACTTGG ATGCGACAGCTCTAATGGCTTATACACGGTGCAATGGGTAGAGTAG
- the LOC141432870 gene encoding netrin unc-6-like: MCDPETGVCIDCQDNTAGYNCEECKPGYERDAYQQCVPSRTVPSSCNCDPRGEAEPCDDQDNCRCKPT, translated from the exons ATGTGCGACCCGGAGACTGGCGTTTGCATC GATTGTCAAGACAATACAGCCGGATACAATTGTGAAGAATGTAAACCTGGATATGAACGTGACGCATATCAACAATGTGTCCCATCTCGTACGGTCCCGAGTAGCTGCAA TTGCGATCCACGGGGCGAAGCGGAACCTTGCGATGATCAGGACAACTGTAGGTGCAAACCAACGTAG